In Chryseobacterium gleum, a single genomic region encodes these proteins:
- a CDS encoding helix-turn-helix domain-containing protein, with product MKTFNDLDSYNKYLNLTAPLHPLMDSRVCKQAIPNFPQVSGEIQVNLFKISLKKNFTGDINYGNNKYYTENGLMLFSEPGQVVSWDSLTFWDGYAFVFHPDLIKQNPVAAKILQYKYFSYEINDALFMTAEEEETITWLFTKIHMELAENKANANTSIILSLLNVVLSYADVFYERQFKDKATKAVSVSSKLKSLLQNHYKDLSRPVLNFPTVSSVAEELNMSSNYLTDLLRAETGKSTISYIHEFLIEQAEILLLQTDMNISDVAYQLGFTNVPYFSRFFKKVKGISPTKIRNQRKV from the coding sequence ATGAAAACTTTCAATGATTTAGACAGCTATAATAAATATCTCAATCTCACAGCTCCTCTGCATCCATTGATGGACAGCAGGGTCTGCAAGCAGGCTATCCCGAACTTTCCGCAGGTGAGCGGTGAAATTCAGGTGAATCTGTTCAAGATTTCTTTAAAGAAAAACTTTACCGGAGACATCAATTACGGAAACAATAAATATTATACCGAGAACGGATTGATGCTTTTCAGCGAGCCCGGACAGGTAGTTTCCTGGGACAGTCTTACTTTCTGGGATGGGTATGCGTTTGTTTTTCATCCTGATCTCATCAAACAAAATCCGGTTGCTGCTAAAATCCTTCAGTATAAATATTTTAGCTATGAAATCAATGATGCTTTGTTTATGACTGCGGAGGAGGAAGAGACTATAACATGGCTTTTTACAAAAATTCACATGGAATTGGCAGAAAATAAAGCTAATGCCAACACCTCTATTATTTTGTCGCTGTTAAATGTCGTGCTTTCATACGCAGATGTTTTTTATGAAAGGCAGTTTAAAGATAAAGCAACAAAAGCTGTTTCAGTTTCTTCAAAATTAAAAAGCTTACTGCAAAATCATTATAAAGATTTATCCAGACCCGTTTTAAATTTCCCTACCGTTTCGTCTGTTGCCGAAGAACTTAATATGTCTTCCAATTACCTTACGGATCTTCTCCGTGCAGAAACCGGGAAAAGTACCATCAGCTATATTCATGAATTTTTGATTGAACAAGCCGAAATTTTATTGCTCCAGACAGATATGAATATCAGCGATGTGGCTTATCAATTAGGTTTTACAAACGTTCCTTATTTTTCAAGATTTTTTAAAAAGGTTAAAGGCATTTCTCCAACCAAAATCAGAAATCAGAGAAAAGTATAA
- a CDS encoding DUF2911 domain-containing protein has translation MKTILKSAAVLVATMTISMNAFAQDTKKPASPPATATGKIKDATITINYSSPSVKGRTIWGGLEAYDKVWRAGANEATTFETDKDITVQGKKLPAGKYSFFLIPKQSGTWTAIFNKEPKQWGAYKYEQAKDALRVDVKTKALPATQETLVYKINSNGFTMDWDKISVPVEIK, from the coding sequence ATGAAAACGATTCTTAAATCTGCAGCTGTACTTGTTGCTACGATGACGATCTCAATGAATGCCTTTGCACAGGACACTAAAAAACCTGCCAGCCCTCCGGCTACTGCTACGGGAAAAATTAAAGATGCCACCATTACAATAAACTATAGCAGCCCTTCTGTAAAAGGACGTACCATCTGGGGTGGTTTGGAAGCTTATGATAAAGTCTGGCGAGCGGGAGCCAATGAAGCAACTACCTTCGAAACGGATAAAGATATTACCGTTCAGGGTAAAAAACTGCCTGCCGGAAAATACAGTTTTTTCTTAATCCCTAAACAAAGCGGAACCTGGACAGCAATTTTTAACAAAGAGCCAAAACAATGGGGAGCTTATAAATACGAACAGGCTAAAGATGCTTTACGCGTTGATGTAAAAACAAAAGCTTTACCGGCAACACAGGAAACTTTAGTTTATAAAATAAACAGTAATGGATTCACAATGGATTGGGACAAAATCTCAGTTCCTGTAGAGATCAAATAA
- a CDS encoding sodium:solute symporter encodes MSTIDWTVLIVTLVAVVVYGVFIGRGQKSNESYLKADNKMPWYIVLIGIMATQASAITFLSAPGQAYTDGMRFVQYYFGLPLAMIVICITFIPIFQRLNVYTAYEYLENRFDKKTRVLTSLLFLFSRGLSTGISIYAPSIILSSVLNWNIYLTNVLTGGILLIYTYVGGAKAIAHTQKLQFLIILGTMAFAGYLLIQNMPDGIGFNDALYLAGKSGKLNVITTEFDWKDKYNIWSGLIGGFFLALSYFGTDQSQVGRYITAKDNTNAKMGLLLNGLVKIPMQFAILLIGALLFAFFSLKPAPIYFNERSYQYLKERQPEQAAVFEKEHRDLQIKFNAESKEILKLKENNAPQLKQAIQDFKDTQTKVKALHGRVEEAINNSNYNAEKTDTNYIFLYFVKNTLPAGMIGLLFAVIFLASWGSISAALNSLAACSLKDVHLIFSKEIPDEKTELKYSRLHTLVWGIFSIGVAMFATQMGSLIEAVNVLGSLFYGPILGIFLVAFYYKKINGANVFIAAILSEIAVIAVYQFDIVSFLWLNVIGAAAVIIFSAIGLLFYKQKTVNS; translated from the coding sequence ATGAGTACTATAGACTGGACCGTTCTTATTGTTACACTTGTTGCAGTGGTGGTTTACGGCGTATTCATCGGTCGTGGCCAGAAAAGCAACGAATCTTACCTGAAAGCAGATAATAAAATGCCCTGGTACATTGTACTTATCGGAATTATGGCTACACAGGCAAGTGCCATTACATTTCTTTCGGCACCGGGCCAGGCTTATACAGACGGCATGCGTTTCGTACAGTATTACTTTGGTCTGCCTCTGGCGATGATTGTGATCTGTATTACTTTCATTCCGATTTTTCAGCGCTTAAATGTCTACACAGCTTATGAGTATCTGGAAAACCGTTTTGATAAGAAAACAAGGGTCCTCACTTCACTGCTTTTCCTTTTTTCGAGAGGTTTGTCAACAGGAATCAGCATTTATGCTCCGAGTATCATTTTATCAAGCGTCTTAAACTGGAATATTTATTTAACGAATGTTTTAACCGGAGGTATCCTGTTGATTTATACCTATGTTGGCGGAGCAAAAGCAATTGCGCATACCCAGAAATTACAGTTTCTTATTATCCTGGGAACCATGGCTTTTGCAGGATATCTGCTTATTCAGAATATGCCGGATGGAATTGGCTTTAATGATGCGCTGTATCTGGCGGGAAAATCCGGAAAGCTCAATGTCATCACCACAGAATTCGACTGGAAAGACAAATACAATATCTGGAGCGGATTGATTGGCGGGTTTTTTCTGGCACTTTCTTACTTTGGTACGGACCAGAGCCAGGTGGGAAGATATATCACTGCGAAAGATAATACCAACGCAAAAATGGGCCTGCTGCTAAACGGTTTGGTTAAAATTCCGATGCAGTTTGCTATTCTTCTGATCGGTGCTTTGCTTTTCGCTTTCTTTTCTCTGAAACCGGCTCCGATTTATTTTAATGAACGCTCTTATCAGTATTTAAAAGAAAGACAGCCTGAGCAGGCTGCGGTTTTTGAAAAAGAACATCGCGATTTACAAATAAAATTTAATGCAGAATCGAAAGAAATTCTAAAGCTGAAGGAAAATAACGCTCCTCAACTCAAACAGGCCATTCAGGATTTTAAAGATACGCAAACGAAGGTAAAAGCATTGCATGGCAGAGTAGAGGAAGCAATCAATAATTCAAACTATAATGCCGAGAAAACGGATACGAATTACATTTTCCTGTATTTCGTAAAAAATACCTTGCCTGCAGGGATGATCGGTTTACTGTTTGCCGTCATTTTCCTGGCCAGCTGGGGTTCCATTTCGGCAGCGCTGAATTCCCTTGCTGCCTGCTCATTAAAAGACGTTCATTTGATATTCAGTAAAGAAATTCCTGATGAGAAAACCGAATTAAAATACAGCCGCCTGCACACTTTAGTCTGGGGTATTTTCTCAATTGGTGTAGCGATGTTTGCTACTCAGATGGGTTCCCTTATTGAAGCGGTTAATGTATTGGGCTCCCTTTTCTACGGCCCGATATTGGGGATTTTTCTGGTCGCATTCTATTACAAAAAGATCAACGGTGCAAATGTATTTATTGCTGCCATTTTATCAGAAATTGCGGTTATTGCCGTGTATCAGTTCGATATCGTTTCCTTTCTCTGGCTTAACGTAATCGGGGCAGCAGCGGTCATTATATTTTCTGCAATTGGATTGCTGTTTTATAAGCAGAAAACAGTAAATTCGTAA